The Astatotilapia calliptera chromosome 8, fAstCal1.2, whole genome shotgun sequence nucleotide sequence AAGCgggtgatgaaacatttcaaagtaacatttttatttctgaatAAACTTGTAAACTACATTGAAACtctccagctgtttgttttactttaccTTTCAGATTTCCATGGTAAAGGTCACGACTACTAAAACTTTCAAATTAAGAGCTGTCAGACAAAAAAGGAGGAATGAAAACAAGCTGTGGTTGTAAAATGGTTTTATTTAGGAAACACCATCATAATGAGTAAAAATGGTTACACAGCAAGTTAAAAAACGCACACAGGTGACTGAAACTGCAGATTCACTTCTTATTCTCACATCCACATTTTCACAGTTTGTCCTCAGGACGAGTGTCTCCAtgctaaaaacaggaagtagcaaAAAGAAGCTGCACTGACCAACACACAGCTCTGGTCCTACACATTCAACCCGACGTGCTGCTTCTGAGCAGAGCACCCCGGGGCTCGCCGTGCGACCTGTTCACACGCTGAATGTTAGATTGTGACACAAATAGTTACCTGAAGCGTGACAACGCTGCTCTCTCATTGGTTCCCGGCAGAAGTGAGTCAAACTGCAGGAGAACGCGGTCCATGAAAACGCTTCAGAGTGACTGTTCATTTAAACATGCAGCAGCGTGCTTCGATCGCCTTTAAAGCTGCAGGTGATATGACAGGTCCAGGCAGGGAGGGCGGGACAGAAACATCCTGCTGCAGGAAGAAGTGTCAAAACTCAGTCTCCATAAAACCATAAACCACGCTGCAGCGGGCGGCGTCCGCTGCTCTCGCCCTCTATCGGTActcctgcagcagcttcagcacaGCAGGAAACATCTGCTCCGGAGCATCCAGCCCCCAGATGAAATCCAGATGTTCCCAGTGCTCAATGTGCTGATGGTACACCAGGTTAGGGAcctgcagacacacagctgttatccgGGCTGGCCCCTCCACCTGTTTCATTAATGATCAGATTCGAGGACACGCCCCCACCGTACTCCATCATCGCCTAATGTGAATAAATCTCGTAGGTAATGCTCACCTGAGTGAGGAGGACTGCCACATCTTTTGGGTCCGCCAGCGTATCCTGTCCCCCTGAAAACAGAGCGGTGGGAACCTTCATGTCCTGGACACGGTACTCGGGGGGAGTGGACTGCAGAGGGGACACAAGGAGGACACGGAGACCGTAAGCGAGGGACCAGGTGACATTTCAGAGTCTGTAGGAGTCCCTGCTGTGCTGTGGACTCACCTGGTTgtagtgtttcatgtttcctgCTGCTCCGAAGTCAAACGCCACCAGTCTTCCTGTGTGGACGGCCTGAATACAGGAAACTTTATTAACACCTGCCCCATGTACAGGCACACCAGAGCAGAATGAAAGCTACAAAAATTAGTACCAataatccatccattcgcttccacttatccttttcagggtcgctggagcctatcccagctgtcatagggcgagaggcggggtccaccctggacaggtcgccagtctgtcgcagggccaacacacaatcgctctcacattcactcctatgggcaatttggattcatcagttaacctatccccactaactgcgtgtctttggactgtgggaggaagccagagtacacggggagaacacgcaaacacggggagaacacgcaaactccacacagaaagaccccggcctgaaggtggaattgaactcaggacgttcttgctgtgcggcaacagtgttAACCACTGTGCTGCAGAAGTACCAATAATAGTGTACTAAATATAGAACAGGGTCATGTGACCCAGGTTCAGCCAATCAATATTAAAAGCAATGAATAATAATCCGTGTGAGCATTTCtcaaagaacaaaatgaaatattcaaatGAGCTCTCGTTTACTGAaccaaaaacattaaacacaaacCAAGAGGTGGCATGTGGACACACACTGTGGACACACACTgtggacacacactgtgggCTGTATTTGCAGAGCAACATCAAGGTCCCCACATGTACTCACAGGCaggtatgagtgtgtgtgtgttacctgggaCCAGTGGATCATGTTCTGGACTGAGGTCCCAGCCGGGCAGTGAGTGGTGTAGACCGGAGTCCGAGTCTGAAACACAGCCATGTGGCCTTCATCACAAACAGCTCTGACTCTAATTATCTTCAGAAAACTTCAGATGTTTCTGATTAACGTCCAGGTGTGCCCGTTCGGTCACCACCTGCTTCCCAGCGAGACACGAACCATGTTGAGGTTTTTCTCATCGAAGCCGCAGAGGACGAAGAAGATGTTCCCGCACAGTTCGCTGAGAAGATGCTTCGCACACACGTGTTCGGCCAACCATTTAATCATCGCGCTCTGGGGCAGGAAGTCCCGCCTCCCAAACAGGTCCTGTGGGGCCACAAGAAACAACAAGACAAAGCTTATTGACTCTGTAAATGTGACGGCGATCAGACAAACGACGAGAACACGACTAGCTGGTGGTCACGTGACTGGTTCGTACCCAGATGACGGCGTCGGGCAGGAAGGACAGTTTGGCCATGGGGCTGCCCGTGAAGGCGACAGTGGCCACAGGAGCCAATCCGAAGAACAGCCTGATCTTGCTGGCGAGCTTTGGCAGCGTGGAGAACGCCATGAATGCTGGAAACGAAGAGAAGATTAATTCCATGTACGGAAGCCTGTTGGGGACAGAAATCAGGACCTCCGCAGttcaaagtaaaagcacctATGGTGGTTCCCTGAGAGTGTCCAATGTAGAAGATCTGCTCCTGGCCAGTCACCTTCAGGATGTGGTCGACCACAGCTGGAAGATCCTTCAGAGCCAGCTCATCGTGGCTGCACAGACAAACACCAGAGCTCTGTCATGTTAATGCTCGCTGACACCTGCGCAGGTGAAAGGACAGCGGGGCGGGTACCTGAACCTCCAGAACTCGTCCTCGTACGGGCTCAGCGTGCGGTGTTTCCTGGACCACGTGTTTCCGCGGCTGTTTCCTATCCACACGTCGTAGCCCGCGTCCGCCAGCACGTAGCCCAGGCTGGAGGTCGGTGGGTTGGTGATCCAGTTACTGCCTGCAGCCAGGAGACCGTGCTGGAGGAAGACCGCCGGCCTcacacctgcaggacaccacaAACCGTCAAATCAAACCTGCCAGGAACAGACGCCAGGTTTCTACAGAGCCACATCTGGATTCAGACCCAGCATGACGTTAAAGGGAGAAGAGGAAGGTCAAGTGAATGTAGGCGAAAGATCACGTGAATCACTTCAGGACAAAGTTCATCAGGACTGCTGTAAAAAGGAAGTGAAGCTCGATGACATGGCAAAACTTCCTGTTTGCACCGTAACCAAATGTGCTCACAGAGAAGGAAGAGCCTCCGCCTGACCTTTGGAGGGTTTCAGTCCCCGCGGGATCCTGTTCACGCCCAGGATGTACCCGTCCTCCGTCAGCACCTGGTGCTCCTCTGCTGGGTAACCCCACCTCCGGATGATCTctgtctgaacacacacacacgcacacacgcacgcacacgttAATGTGGACGTTTCAAACAGTGAGGTCAGTGTGTAAAACTACAGAGCAGAGACAAGAAAAATCGAAATAAACACGACATATCACATGACCTGACGCTGTGCCTGCAAGACCATGATGTGGGAATCAAAGACCCGCAACTGGGACCTGGGTCCAAGTGCGGTCTCTGAAAAACTTCTCCTCCCTGTGTGGGGAGGCGGGGCTTAGTAACGTGAGCCGAGATGTTCACTGGATATCAGCCGTCTCCTTGGATACCAGCCGTCGCCTGTCTCTCAGATCACTGGCGCTCGCCTCGTTTCTCAGGTTATTTGACCGTTAACACAAGTGCACCGCAGGACGCTGCTTCTTTTAAACGATGTGATGACGCTGCAGTGTATCCGCTGAATGTGAAATTAAAGTCAGAAACAGCTGAGAGCCCTgtgaaatttcaaaataaaagaccctGTGCAATCTCAATGCCCGTGACCTGCAAAG carries:
- the LOC113027912 gene encoding lysosomal acid lipase/cholesteryl ester hydrolase-like; translated protein: MTSRGQIKGKSRRRRSPLMIGRLRERSARGQTMLCVLVCVLFLSALVHSGPAVSRAWRSDDLQQELDPEVDMNITEIIRRWGYPAEEHQVLTEDGYILGVNRIPRGLKPSKGVRPAVFLQHGLLAAGSNWITNPPTSSLGYVLADAGYDVWIGNSRGNTWSRKHRTLSPYEDEFWRFSHDELALKDLPAVVDHILKVTGQEQIFYIGHSQGTTIAFMAFSTLPKLASKIRLFFGLAPVATVAFTGSPMAKLSFLPDAVIWDLFGRRDFLPQSAMIKWLAEHVCAKHLLSELCGNIFFVLCGFDEKNLNMTRTPVYTTHCPAGTSVQNMIHWSQAVHTGRLVAFDFGAAGNMKHYNQSTPPEYRVQDMKVPTALFSGGQDTLADPKDVAVLLTQVPNLVYHQHIEHWEHLDFIWGLDAPEQMFPAVLKLLQEYR